Genomic segment of Gavia stellata isolate bGavSte3 chromosome 10, bGavSte3.hap2, whole genome shotgun sequence:
ATTATGTGACAAAAGATGACTAAGACAAATTTTGTGACTAAAGAATTTGCAGAGTCCTAGTTATATGCATCTAGTTCGTTATATACGTTTGTGTGTCTGCTTAAAAAGCAGGCTTCATTTTGCACTACCTACAGTGGCCTCACTATAACTTCACGATGCAGTTTCCCCTGCATCACAAGGCCACACCAGCAGAGAAAATTTATTCCTTCCACATCGGCcaaaaagctacaaaaattactttaaagtaTATGCAACTCTGCTtatcacaaaaagaaaatagattgttaattaattaatgtaaTCAATTAATGTAAGTTAGCATTTGCTGTTACTGTCAAACCTGATCACAAGTATGTTTTGTTACATACATTCAATGAATCATGTAAGCAAAGGTGCAGTTAGACAGCTACataataaatggaaaaagacTTTATGGAAGGAGGACCATCTTTCCTCGAGCACCACTGCTATGAATAATGTCTTCATGAACCTTAACTACTTTCTCCAGTGGATATTCAGAGCCTACAATTGGTTTCAGCCAGCCAGCTTCTATGCCATCAAGGAGTGCTGTTGCACATTCATGCTTCTCCTCCTGCATGTAATAAAGACAGCATTTACCACAAAGCCtttacattttagaaaagtATTGACTATGTATGCAAGTGTTAAACCAAATTTCACaacccaaaaatattttatgatgttCTGAGTTTAAATCAAAATGTAAAGGAATCAACAAACAAGTTACCTACAGTGAAGTTATGCTTTCATCCCTACAAACAATTTTAACTGGAAATAGAGAGGTGTTGGAATAAACCAacaaaacattctttaaaataaaaatgtttcttaccTCAGTTGCAAGAAACAGACTAACTCCAATTATGCTAGATTCTTTACTCATAGTGTCTCTTGGATTTATCTCAATAGGACCTCTACAGCCCACAACCTGTTACAAACGGGTTAAAAGACAGTTCAAGTTGTAACTGTTGAATTGTGTTGCTAAATGCACAAGCTAAAGTCAGTGACAAAAAAATACTTACCATCACCCTTCCTGCATAGGACAACAGTTGCAAGTCAGTAGCAAGGTTTATGTTAGAGAGCATTTCTATTATTATATCAACTCCTTCCATCCCCGTGTATTCCTATACAGGACATAATATGTTCACTCCAATTAGTGCTTGGGTACCACTGTTTATTTCATATGCTACAGATAACATACATTTTACAGTTtattgtttaaattttaaatatagcCTTTGTGCTAAGGCTGACAGCTAATAAGTTTAATTTTAGCATATTTTGATATGCTGAATTATGATATACTACCATATTGGAATTTGCTGGAATGCAAGAGTTTCTAAATGCCCTTGCCCGTGAAGAAAGCTCAGCTTTTCCAGCCTGGAAAAGTTTTTCCTTGTGTAGAAATGAAAAAGGCAGTACACCATTGCTCCTACagaaaactactttaaaaaactTCTGCAAACAACTGCTCACATTTTCTtagtaagaaaaatacatactgCATCACCTAGCCCTGATACATGCTTACCTTAATTTTATCAATGTAATTAGCTTCTCTGTGATTAAATGCTTGGTGAGCGCCATTTCTCAGAACCATGTTCGTGCCTTCCTCAGTGCCTGCTGTACCCAAAACCTTTAAACCACAAGCTCTGGCAATCTGGCATGTTGCTATTCCTacctgaggggaaaaaaaaaaaagaaaaagaaaagaaaaagaaaagaaaaagaaaaaaaaagtctttttttctctttctttctttctttcttagcattttaaattttagatATTCTACCAGCAACTTGTAATTTACCCATTTAGAAAGTTGGCctgctagcttttttttttttggccataGTAAGTAATTTGGATCTTAAAGATAGCCaaatagtcttttaaaaaagagaagatatttACAGAGGCATAGtaaagttttgtggttttttcaaTAGCTATCAGCATTTGATATAAATCCACATAGAATGTTGTCTGTCTGTTAAGGTTGGGCCGTATATATTCGACCCGTATATATACAAACCCAAGGCAATTCttctcttcacagaatcacctGCTATTGATACTAGCGTCATATATTGCAAAGAAAATCTGAGAGCACAAATTTTATTAACACTACTTTTGCACCTTTCACAAACAGATTAAATGGTATCTTTAGAAACCAAATTCTCAGTGTCTCATACCAGCTTTGCACTCCAGAGGATGTTTAGAGGTGAGGGATGCCTTCACAGAAACCTGACGTTGGAGCCAATGATCACTTGAGGCATACCAATGCCATCTCTTGGTTTTGCGTTGTGTCACAGCAACAGAATGCGAAAGCAAAACAAGGGAACAGCTGACACGTACAATGCCTCCCTGGGATTCAGTCCCAGCTGGTCAGCCTCCTGACGCTACAGATTCGGCAGCCCACTGTACCAACCGTACAGCTGGACATCTCCTTCGGGATATGTAAAGATATGCATGTTTTTCTATTTGGGGCGGCggggggaaagaaacaaataaataaatacacgAAGAAGCAAGACCATAAAAACTCCATTTTGTGGCTCTGCTATTTAAATTTGTATGTATGAATAACACACAAAATAAATGGACATGCTTCTCGAAAAAAACTACCATGACCGTCTGTCTGGCCAGGATCTACCCAAACTGTTTGCCAAATGTGACCTTGTTTTCTCAATAGCAGATCACCCGTTTTCaactaaatgaaaaaacaaacaccattAATTAACATAGATCATGGCCAGactgattttcagagaaaaactgaaaaggaggCACATTTTTAAGAATCATTGTGGAAATCAGCATCACTTGAAAGAAAAGACGCAGCACAAACCATCTTTTCTCTTCAGCATGTGCTTAATACCTATACATATCCCACTGCTTTTACAAGTAGTCCCGTAAAAAAAGTTACAAGTCCACAGAACAGATTTGCTTTATATGCTTCTGCAAACCAGAGGCAATATATCTTttcaagaaatgtaaaataagtaagaaaagaaacactacatttagtttaaggaaaaaaaaaagaggctacgATGCTGAATGTCATTCCAGTATCTTAGAATGAGATCTGAATTCCTCATCATATGAGACTGTCATAATCACCTTTTTGCTGTCTACCAAATAATTAAGGAAACTTTGCCCATTTATATCAGCTGTTTGGTGCATCAGCAGAAGCTGAGCAACGAAGTGCAGAGTATGGGGGATAAATTGAACTAGACTGTTGTGTGAAAGAGATCTAAAGTTAGCTTGTCAtgtaaaaccaaagaaaactgTATGTTCAATTTCACATAGTCATTAATTTATATATTCCAGTATCTCTCCTTGTGCAGCTAGCTGTTAGTTACTAGGTAAAAATATCCTGGAAATGCATAGTTGCTATACACCAGTGATTACTACTCAGAGAACTGAGAACAACTtgcacatattttaaaattacagttttctgCTATTAGTTTTATCTCAGGAAGACCGGTTATAAAGCTTCCAGACCAACTTCCAACTGCAGCAATGTGTTTATTATGTGACCCTCTGTATTAGGGGCCTTACACAATCACTCATGCGGTTTCATAGTTATTTGGAATAACAGGgtttgctttaagaaaaaagtatcCTAAATagtctgaaataaaaacctAATTTTGTTAATCCATTAATTGATATAAACGTGACCATAAATCACATCACAGATACAAGGacagaaagcagcatttcttaTAACTTGCCTTCTCAAAATACTTACTCCCCCACTCGCACCATGCACTAGCACAGTTTCCCCTGCTTTGGCATGCCCTCtgaatggaaaaacagaaaatattggCATTATGATTGCAGTACGTAATCATTAAGCATCAGATTGCATACACTGACATCAAATCTCATCTTTCAGACAGTATTCTTTCCAATTTATGTTATGGCTAAACAGGTATAATCAGCCTCTTTGGGAAAACAAGGAGGTAAAATAAACCGTATCATTTATGAATTTAAGTAATATGCAATTATGTCAACATGCAGCTAGCAGCAAGTAACAGTCTGGCACTGAACCTCAGTTCCAGATCTTCACCTGTTACAGATCTTAAAATAAACCACGCTAGTTCTAATCATTTGTTCTATCAAACTAAACCAGACTTCCACTCCTAAGCTCTCACCTAGCTGACACGGAAGTCTGGCTTCTACTCGTTACACTGTCCTGTGGCAACAGACAGGACTGTCCACAGAGCCTCTCTGGCAGAGCGGCTCATGAAGAAAAGAGGTGGGTCTGCTCTACAGCCCGTTGTCTGTTTAATTAAGAAATTAGAACTATTCCTGCCTTTCTTCCCTAGCTAAAATACCGACGAGTACTGGAAAAGAGTTACACGCTTTAGTACATGATACTTATTGAAGAAGCCTTTCCAGGTCTGTTGTCTTAAGAAGAAATACTTAACAGGAAAATAGAGTCACTAGCTTCCAGGTAACAATCGTCTGACAATTCCATCAGTATAACAAATTTAACTTAAGTGTTTTAATCATTTCCCACTCATCGATCTCCCCCCATTTTACCGGCCAATGAAAATATGGgcttcagtattttaaacattcaaaagcaaaatgcacaAACTTAGATTTGGCACCTTACTTTTGGAAAAGAGCGCGATAAGCAGTGAAGTAGGGTATTCCAATCGCTGCTCCTTGCCTAAAGTCCAATTTATCCGACAAAGGAAAGACTCTATTAGCTGCAGCAACTGTATAATCTGCATATCCTCCAGAGATAGTACCAATGGTAAAAACTCTGTCACCTTTCtagaaaggagggaagaaaaccagagaaattAATCATCtcccttattttttctttaatatacaTTAAGAACCAGTTCACAGAAATTTAGGCTATTTCTAACAGCTCTCCTATTAAAAATAACCAGTTATATTTGTCACAGAGAAGATTTTTATAAATGCTAATACATACCATCAATGCAACACAAACCATATAATTTCATGTACTTAAATCTAAGTGTCATAATTATAACCCCCACTCTACAGTGTAACACACAAATCTACTGTCTCATTAATATTAACCTTAATGAACCTGAACGCGAAACAATTCCATCCACAGATTCCAAATGCAAAACCTTGAAAGCttttacaaacacaaaagaaatatttctcaattatttttgtttgaatatGGAAAAAAGATACACTCTTAATATACCCTAAGGGAACTAAAtattgctgctgttcttcagcGGGGAATACTCAAACCAGCAATTCAGCAGGTGACGCAGGAAATGCCCTGCCTGGCAGCGTGCGGTACGTGTGCGCGCCTAGGCGCTTCAGTCCTGCTGACGGAGCCCACGCCAGCTGCTGCGGTCCAGGTCAGCGTCCAACCTTGCGCAAGCCCACTCGCAGAACAACGGCAGTATCCGTTAACAGTCACAGTTACTGATTTTTCTACTATTTGCATGTTGATCTCAGTAAACATACCGCGGGTGGACTATGTCAGTTTGGGTTGCAGACATCGGGTATTAACTACTGCACAGAGGGCTGCAGATCAGCGTAACTGTTTCTCAAGCATTATAAGTATGCAAATGAATGAGCTTGGCTACTCAGCATTTTCAGGATGTCTGTCTGCGGCACATATTGATCTCAtcatctctctctttcattcAAGCAAAGAGCATCACGATTTCcataagaaacaaaaagtgTACACAGCAGATATAGCAAACTACTGTcaagaaaatatgaataaacATGATTCTTCTCTCTAGATAACCAAATCTCTCGTCTCTCCCACATGGTTACATAAATTCCAAGTCAGGAAATTCCAACACGATTTTAACTACAATTTTTATGTTTGTCTGAGACCAACAGTCTAGTGACTTGAAAGGAAGAACagatttaaaaactaaataaatttcATTGATATCTTTTAGCAAACTGATAATTGCCTTCTCCTGTCCCAAGACTTTCCCCCTAAGAAAATCTAAGTAAAGTTACTAGGCTGGAGTAATTAAGTATTTGAACAGTTTTAACAACAAATATGTAATTTACGGGGTCTTATAAgtcagtaaaataaaagctgtacagaaaatttttcagttctgtgtgAAATTATTACCTCAAACAGGAAGCATCCaacttcaaatatttctgcaatGCCATAAAAATAGTTCTGAACCACAACTTTTGTACACCTGATATCATTGCTTTAAGCAGACAGACCGAAGTGCCTCTTCTGAGGCCTTTTAACTCTCGGAGCTCAACAGCATTAAAGACTTCCCCACAGTTCAGCCTGCAGACGGGATTGCCAATATGACCTCGCTGCATGCTTTTACCAGTCAACAAAGGTGATTTTCCCCCTGAATAGATTACATGATTCTAAGCaataaaaacaggaacagcagtCTAGCAATCACACTAAGATGATacaataaacaaaaatgaattaaaaccCAATGTATAAATACCTTGAATGCAGTCACGTGTTCCCCAACACCTTCTATTACACCAGCCACATCTGAGCCAGGAGTATAGGGCAAAGCTGGTTTTCTAGCATAATTTCCGGAACGAATATATGTCTCGACAGGATTTACCCCACAGGCATGGACTTTAATTAACACctaaaagaaaagatgcttcttaagcaataattaaaaagatttaGAACTTGAATTCACAGCACAGTATCATGGCATTTTAACTAAGTTCTTAAACAGAGTCAGCAAAAATTCAGCATTGAACTGAAGCTGTTTTCAGGAAATCCTTTACATGGGCTATGTAGCCCACATAACAGTAAAAAGCCCACATTTGTTAAACGTGATGTCTCAGGTAGTACGAATACACTGATCAAAAACTACACATTCAagatgaaatgttttgtttcgtatttttccttctgttctacCTATTATCATTCAATGTCATTATTTCAGTTCACAGAACTCATATATACCTGATTTTCTTTTGGATCAGGAATTAAGACATCTGTCTGGAGTTTGAGCACTTCAGGGCCACCAAATTCAAAAACTCTGACAGCTCTCATCACATTTCTTGTGGCTGCCATAGCGATCAGAAtatctgagggaaaaaaaaaacaaacaataataTTGTATTGCcttcataatttattttgcaatttcaaaataaagaaatcaaacaaTGACCTGTCAAGCAAGTGATTAAATTGAGCCTCACTCCTGATTTAAACTGGGGGaggggggttgtttgttttggggttctTTTCCTAAATCttgcaaaaggcagaaaattagCCCTACCATTTGCAGGACTTCATGGATATTAAGAGAATCACATGCAAATAATTTATCCGTAGAagtatttctgcagcagctgctgtgaacACCGCGCTGCTATCACATATGCAGAGATGTACAGTACTTTGGGGAAAAACATTGACAATTTACAATTACATTCTAGCAAAATACCCCGTCGTACATTGGCTGACTACGGGTAATCTAGCCAAGTGACAGTCCAGTCACTGCTCTTGCTTACTATTAAACTTCTATGtaaaaagagcaacaaaaaaatactcatCAGCTATCAAAAACAGAAGATACCATAGCACATTAAAAGACGCCAGGAAAAACTGAAGCGCAGACATTCAAGATTCCAATCCTTAAttccagctggatttcaccacTGCAGCCACAGGCGACAGAGACCATGAACCACAGCCCTCAGCTGCGGCAGCTCACAGCCTTGTAAGCATTAACGGAAGCAATGCCAATTTATCAACACATGAAGCTGTGACTATTCCAACTGCATTATTTTGTGAAGTATTCTAACAAAACACCGTGAGTGAGCTACTCCTACTACAGGAAACGTCACACACAATGCTTTCAGGAATCTGATCGATTCAGACAGAGGAGCTTTACTGGGTACAGAGCGAATAGTCACGGGACAGCAAACAGGCATACAGGAACCTTAAAGACACCAAGAGATCGCGCTTTTGGCCAACTCCAGCTAAGGAACTTcagggctggaggcagaggtAGGGTTCCTCCCAAAGATGATTCCAGCTGCTGAAAGTACCTGACTTTatcactatttttttctcctaactgATACAGTCTGTAAGGCTTCACATTTTTGGTTACCTGTTCAAGTCAGGAAAAGTATTAGTCACACAGATATACACTACTAACGTTTCCCTTGGGACATGACAAAAATCTACACGGCGAAGTAGTTTCTGAAGTATAGGTCACTTTTGCACGTagtgaaaataaaccaaatgaAAAGAAGGCTTCTATTCTTCTCAGAGAAAAAATGGCCCTGTAGGTTTTCATAGATGATTCTGCAGCATGATGACCGATCGTTAGGACGAGGCCTTCTCTAGACAGCTGGCAGCGACCCCCGTATCTGCTGGGGGCCAACAGGCGGGCACAAGCAATCCAGGAGGCTTCCCAGCGCCTGGGTGACAACGTCCTGGCACAGGCGACGGAGGAGTGGAGAGGAGACGTGCCCTCACGTTCACAAGGAGGGCCGGCGGGGGACCGGGAGGCCGGGGGCAGCCTCGCCTACAGCGACCAGGAGACGGAGGAGCCCCgggcctgggaggagggagcagggcaagcCGCCGGGCCGCAGCCGGCcgggcaggagggcaggctCTGCCCCCTCAGGGAACCCCTCGGGATTGCGGggagccccgcggcggcgggcggggtgCCCAGAGAGCTGGCTGAGGGCCAAAGATCAGCCTCCCCAGGCTCAGCGGTCCCTCCGGACCAGCGCACCACCGAGCAGGCCCGGGCGCACGCAGGGGCAGCTCCTCGGACGGAACGCGGGGCAGGCAGCGAGAGGGGGCCCGGGAGACGCCCCCCCGGCAAGCGGGGATGCGGGCGGGGGGGCCAGGGCCAGCCGGGGCGGAACTGCAGGGCACCAAGGCGGGCCCGCGCGAGTGCCCCGGCGGCCGAGGGGAagggcggggagggcgggcgcggcggcggcggcgccgagcTGCTCAGGGCCTGCCCGCCTCAGGGCAGCCGCCGGGAGCCCgggccccggcgcggccgggaAGTGGAGCCTGGCCCTCCGTCGCAAGCAGGGGCACAGCCGCACGAGACGGGCCCGAGGCGGCTCTGGGAGGCTCACCGGCTGCTCAGGAGGGAAACGCCGCCGCgccccagggcagccccgcgCCCGGGGAGGAACAGTCCgcgcccgccgctgccgccgctcccgcagCGCCGGCAGGGAGGCCCCGCCCCGGGCACGCCCCTCgccgccaggccccgccccgACACGCCCCTCgccgccaggccccgccccgAACGCGCCCCTCgccgccaggccccgccccgACACGCCCCTCgccgccaggccccgccccgAGCGCGCCCCTCgccgccaggccccgccccgccagccctcgccgccaggccccgccccgACACGCCCCTCgccgccaggccccgccccgAGCGCGCCCCTCgccgccaggccccgccccgAGCGCGCCCCTCgccgccaggccccgccccgccagccctcgccgccaggccccgccccgACACGCCCCTCgccgccaggccccgccccgAGCGCTCCCCTCgccgccaggccccgccccgACACGCCCCTCgccgccaggccccgccccgAGCGCGCCCCTCgccgccaggccccgccccgAGCGCGCCCCTCgccgccaggccccgccccgccagcTCTcgcagccgccgccgggggccgcggggTTTCCGCGGGCAGGGCCGGCCCGCAGCACCGCGGCCGTGTCCGCCTCGGCCTGCGGAGCCCAGCCCCGCGCGCCGGGGACAGCCGGCACGGGCAGCGCGGgaccgccgccggccccgccccgccccgctgccccggggcagagccgggTCCCGGAGACCGCCGGGGAGCCCCGGCGCCCACCGCCCACCTCCGGAGCGCTCCTGCCCCCGCGGCGGAAAGCGGCCCCGGGCCGACCGGCGGCGAGGGCAGccggggggcgggcgcggcgaCGGGCGACCCACGCCCCGCCCGGGCCGCCCGCCCCTCGGCCGTCGCGTGGGGAGGTTTGGCCCTCGCGGGCGCCCGTCGGGCTCGCGCGGCGGCCGCCGTAGGCGTGGCGCGGGGGTCGCCATTgcggcgccggggccggggccggggccggggccgggcccccccccccctcatGGCGGCCTTCCGGCAGCGGAAGGCGCAGCGCCTGGCGCGGGCGGACGGCAGCAGGAAGGGCGCCCTGGACGAGGGCGCCGCCGCCGTCGTGCGCCTCCTCAACGGGCGAGCCCAGTTCTGCACCACCAGCTCCTGCGCGGGCCGCCTGCTCCTGGCGCAGGGCAGCGCCGCGGTGAGTgccgcggccgcccgccgccggggcggggctgggggctcctgggggtcCCGCGGCTCCCGCCGCGGCAGCAGGCCCCGGGGAGCCCGGCCGAAGCCTCGGCGCTCGGGGGCGCTCGGGGGCGCTCGGGGCCCCTCGAGCCGGCCGGGCCCATGGGCGGCTGCGAGCGGCTCCGGCGGCGCCTccgcccggggccgcgggcgTTGTCTGCGGCGGCCGCGCCGCTGCGGCGGGGGAAGCTTGCGCCTTCCCCGGGGCGCGGCGCCTCGGCCCGGCGCGCGGGGTCCGGGCGCTGGCGAGGGGCTCCTGCccgcgggccggcggcggcggcagcgcgccgGGAGGCGGCCGCTGGGCCCGGGGGCTGtcagcgcccgccgcccgcctcgCCCCCGGCGGCTCGTGTCGAGTGCGGGGCGTGAGCGCTCCCAGCGCTCGCCCTCGGCCTTGCGGGGCGCCCGAGCGGGACGCGCGGGCGGGGCGGGTTCGACCCGCTTGTGTGCAGACGTGCTTCTGCAGGTGCCGTGCCCCTGCTCCTTGGAGAGCGCCGTTACTCCTCCTGAGGACCTCTCCTTCGTACGAGGACACGAGCAGACATCGCCTGTCTGCCGTGCTCGGTTAATCGTTTCTCTCCATCACTAGGATACAAACGGCTGTGAGATCCCGAAGCAAAACTGCACGTGGCTGATGGTAACGCACGAAACGTGTATCAAGGATGAGGTGGTAAGAGGACAATACAACACAGCTTTCGTATTTATTTGACGGAACGTTCCTCATGTCATGGAAAACACGTCatgtaaaatacaaagaatTTTCGGGGTTTTTGTTCCTGTTACTGAGATGAGTTCACGCTcgaatttcaaaataaacttttctctaGGTGTTCTACTTAATAAGTCCTTAAGAGGAGAATGCTTCGAAGCTTAATACCAAATTCTCCGCGTAGTTGTAAATGCGGCTGATGTGAAAATTGAATAACTTCTTACTGTCTGGAGTCACGTAATCTCCACATCACAATAGCTCAAGAAGTCAGTAACTACTGTTGCTTCTGTACCAGAAGACTGTCCTTCAAAAAACGATTTCTGGAAGTCTAAGATACAGTGATTCCTGTTTTTTCAAAGCCCTTTCCTTATTTAGAGTAAGTGGAAATAATGCTTTTATAAGCAAGTGTTCTTGGAAGATTACTGTCAGTATCATAACagtgtatttttcatttctgcagctttttatctgccttttgttttcccttcttgttGGATTGCCAGCAAGTTATCAACTGGAGACTAGATTTGACTTAAAAGCCTTCCTATCCAAAAGTAAAATAAGCTTAATTTCTGTAGAATGCTCACTGGTCTTTGGACGGTGATGACCTAGTCATTAGCAGACTACGCTGGGCTAAATGAAAACAGTATATTCCTTGTTAATACCGAAGCAGCAATCTCTGCATGAAGCTAGGCATTTGCCTAGCAGAAGTTCTGTGTCAGGCAGCGCCTGAGATGATGCTTACTCAAGCAGCAACACTCCTGCAGGACACAGACGCAAGATAGTGTGGCCTTTATCCCGTTCTCCAGCAGTGAGAGCCTGGCATACACATTAATGCAGTAATTGTAACATCTCTTTCAGAATGGGTCAGTTGTGATTAACAAACATTTTGTGTTGTCCTCGTTAACTGTTTCATAAGCTATGGCCATTCGTGCTTTGTTGGTTTGGTCAGAAATTCCAGGAGCAACcaaaattaattactttgttTCCATTAAATGTAGAAGTGTTCAGGTAAGCATGCCAGTGGGCGTGATCATTTTGTATGTAATAACTCCTTCAAGACAGTTAAAACGGtcttgagttaaaaaaaaaaacctgtcttgAATTTAAAACTGTCGTGAGCCCAGCTTGCTATGCTAACAGCCTTTCATTTACAAACAGACACCTGTAGCAGTGAATCTCTTACACTGCATTTTTAATCccctgaaatttaaaaataaaaatatagtgGGGGTTTTCTagtatattttcaaaatagtcTGCTCTCTGCATACATCTCTTTGCTTTGTCCCAAAAAGAAGCAGTTACAAGGTCAAAATTCTCTCACTCAATTCGTAGCTTGCTTTACCATATGCATACATTCACAcacaagcacaaaaaaaaatctcctccaaaatatttgtctttgttaGTATTTGTTCTAGCAAAGCAGAGCTTGCTGAAATTTCCATCAGGAAATTTCAGGCTGAGTAGGACACCGCAGGTTGTTGCTGACTCTTATGAGAGGAAGTACTCTGATTTTTCCTGTTCCCTTTAACAGGCagattggatttttttaatgcatgaaTTGCAAgtgtaagaaaaatgtctttgattaatttttaaactacCGTACTCTAATGTATGATAAAGGTGTGCTACTGCAGTATTTAGGAAATGAGAAGGGAAGTCGGGATCTTGTACGCTCTGTGTTGTGCTTTTCAGCTGTCA
This window contains:
- the CRYZ gene encoding quinone oxidoreductase translates to MAATRNVMRAVRVFEFGGPEVLKLQTDVLIPDPKENQVLIKVHACGVNPVETYIRSGNYARKPALPYTPGSDVAGVIEGVGEHVTAFKKGDRVFTIGTISGGYADYTVAAANRVFPLSDKLDFRQGAAIGIPYFTAYRALFQKGHAKAGETVLVHGASGGVGIATCQIARACGLKVLGTAGTEEGTNMVLRNGAHQAFNHREANYIDKIKEYTGMEGVDIIIEMLSNINLATDLQLLSYAGRVMVVGCRGPIEINPRDTMSKESSIIGVSLFLATEEEKHECATALLDGIEAGWLKPIVGSEYPLEKVVKVHEDIIHSSGARGKMVLLP